One Campylobacter concisus DNA segment encodes these proteins:
- a CDS encoding DUF507 family protein encodes MRIKLPHVPYVSHKIAIDLLNCGFVKLNKGIEPIVAKASEILTTDVQKERALDERVNELLEKNEDEMQTMQIDRKNMFWLVKKKLAGEFDVILTHEDRFSNVAHKILETIWKSGLVDYSVSENRVKNVIYGSIDEYLKSYEKIEDSVYEMMQNYKRKLIPGTDEYDLIFERLYQDELKKRGML; translated from the coding sequence ATGCGTATAAAACTTCCACACGTACCTTATGTCTCACATAAAATAGCAATAGATCTTTTAAACTGTGGTTTTGTAAAGTTAAACAAAGGTATTGAGCCAATCGTAGCAAAAGCAAGTGAAATTTTAACTACTGACGTTCAAAAAGAAAGAGCGCTAGACGAGCGAGTAAATGAGCTTTTAGAGAAAAACGAGGACGAGATGCAAACGATGCAAATCGACCGCAAAAATATGTTTTGGCTCGTTAAAAAGAAACTTGCTGGCGAATTTGACGTCATTTTAACTCATGAAGATAGATTTAGCAATGTCGCTCACAAGATACTTGAGACTATTTGGAAGAGCGGGTTGGTTGATTATAGCGTATCTGAAAACCGCGTAAAAAACGTAATATATGGCTCGATAGATGAGTATCTAAAGAGCTATGAGAAGATAGAAGATAGCGTCTATGAGATGATGCAAAACTACAAACGCAAACTTATCCCAGGAACTGATGAATACGACCTAATTTTTGAGCGTTTATATCAAGATGAGCTTAAAAAAAGAGGAATGCTTTAA
- the carA gene encoding glutamine-hydrolyzing carbamoyl-phosphate synthase small subunit, translating into MKAYIYIENGVFLEAKAFGAHGECAGELVFNTSMTGYEEIMSDPSYAGQFIVFTMPEIGIVGINEDDMESLRIHASGVIMRSYNETPSNYRSQKSLGKFFEEQGKFGVYDVDTRYLTKMLRDEGALMAYISTQISDKDELKRRLESSGRIENINYVKTVSAMDEYEHKKGAWDRNLKSYKPLKSIGKKIAVFDFGVKRNILNELCETGLEVIVVPHDTKAEVLIDKFKNGEINGVFLSNGPGEPKNLKAEIAEIKKMIEAKIPIFGICLGHQLLSNAFGYETYKLKFGQHGANHPVLNLETKAIEITTQNHNYNVPESIAEVAVVTHRNLFDNTIEGVRYKDYPIFSVQHHPEASSGPNESKYIFKQFLEIL; encoded by the coding sequence ATGAAAGCTTATATCTACATTGAAAACGGCGTTTTTTTAGAGGCAAAGGCCTTTGGTGCTCACGGCGAGTGTGCAGGCGAGCTCGTTTTTAATACCTCTATGACTGGCTATGAAGAGATCATGAGCGATCCAAGCTATGCTGGTCAGTTTATCGTCTTTACTATGCCAGAGATCGGCATCGTTGGCATAAACGAAGATGATATGGAGAGTCTTAGAATTCACGCAAGCGGCGTAATAATGAGAAGCTACAACGAGACTCCGTCAAACTACCGCTCGCAAAAGTCTTTAGGCAAATTTTTCGAAGAGCAGGGCAAATTTGGCGTTTACGACGTTGATACTAGATATCTAACAAAGATGCTACGAGATGAGGGTGCTTTGATGGCATACATCTCAACGCAGATAAGCGACAAAGATGAGCTAAAGCGCAGGCTCGAAAGTAGCGGACGTATAGAAAATATAAACTATGTAAAAACAGTTAGCGCAATGGATGAGTACGAGCATAAAAAAGGCGCTTGGGATAGAAATTTAAAATCATATAAACCGCTAAAAAGTATCGGTAAAAAGATAGCTGTTTTTGACTTTGGCGTAAAGAGAAACATCCTAAACGAGCTATGTGAAACTGGTCTTGAGGTCATCGTCGTGCCACACGATACTAAGGCTGAAGTTTTGATAGATAAATTTAAAAATGGCGAGATAAATGGGGTATTTTTATCAAATGGTCCAGGCGAGCCAAAAAATTTAAAGGCTGAAATCGCTGAGATCAAAAAAATGATAGAGGCAAAAATCCCGATATTTGGCATCTGCCTTGGACATCAGCTGCTTTCAAATGCCTTTGGATACGAGACATATAAACTTAAATTTGGTCAGCATGGAGCAAACCATCCAGTCTTAAATTTAGAGACAAAAGCGATCGAGATAACAACACAAAATCACAACTACAACGTGCCAGAGAGCATCGCTGAAGTAGCGGTTGTGACACATAGAAATTTGTTTGACAACACGATCGAGGGCGTAAGATACAAGGACTATCCGATCTTCTCGGTGCAACATCACCCAGAAGCAAGCAGTGGCCCTAACGAGAGCAAATATATATTTAAGCAGTTTTTAGAAATTTTATAA
- a CDS encoding sulfite exporter TauE/SafE family protein, with protein MIISVALLSSFSHCVGMCSGFLGLQALFFKGKSKSKILMLSTLYNLARIFAYVTLGALFGAFGAAISFGMQARGIIFFIVGLVIAFIGIALLFRGELLKFIESEKALKFIVKMAKTSVQKRNLANFLLLGFLNGLLPCGVVYYFLALGVLSANAADASLIMLIFGLCTLPAMLLASFVFGLLREKFKEIMFKLSACIMILNGLYLSFLGYRANA; from the coding sequence ATGATTATCTCAGTTGCGCTTTTGAGCAGCTTTAGTCATTGTGTTGGCATGTGTAGCGGGTTTTTGGGCTTGCAAGCTCTATTTTTTAAAGGCAAAAGTAAGAGTAAAATTTTAATGCTAAGCACGCTTTATAACCTAGCTAGAATTTTTGCTTATGTGACTTTGGGAGCTTTATTTGGCGCCTTTGGAGCAGCCATTAGTTTTGGTATGCAAGCAAGAGGTATTATATTTTTCATAGTTGGCCTAGTGATCGCATTTATTGGCATTGCATTGCTTTTTAGGGGCGAGCTTTTAAAATTTATAGAGAGCGAAAAAGCACTTAAATTTATAGTAAAAATGGCAAAAACAAGTGTGCAAAAGAGAAATTTAGCAAATTTCTTGCTACTTGGCTTTTTAAATGGGCTTTTGCCTTGTGGAGTGGTCTATTATTTCTTAGCGCTTGGGGTTTTAAGCGCAAATGCAGCCGATGCGTCGCTAATAATGCTTATTTTTGGGCTTTGTACCTTGCCAGCGATGCTTTTAGCTAGCTTTGTTTTTGGTTTGCTAAGAGAGAAATTTAAAGAGATCATGTTTAAGCTCTCAGCTTGCATAATGATCTTAAACGGACTTTATCTATCATTTTTAGGATATAGAGCAAATGCCTAG
- a CDS encoding sensor histidine kinase, producing MPSLNLDENFLSSSEGMRIAKLAMMGEMMANITHQWKQPLNELSLVLYKMKKLAGSEDGEFIGSYERAMQIIKYMSETTDEFSSFLNPNTLSQEFSLADAARASIQIVKGVMKKDGIRIELEVLGDSKIYGHKNRLMQVIINLLNNAKDALNLKKIEDKNIKIKIDNDEKFAYLSIEDNGGGIDKNVIDEIFKPYFTTKENAKGTGLGLYMSKQIIDQFNAEITAGNSDNGACFLIKLPHKGEIDE from the coding sequence ATGCCTAGTTTAAATTTAGATGAAAATTTTCTATCAAGTAGCGAGGGTATGAGGATTGCTAAACTTGCGATGATGGGCGAGATGATGGCAAATATAACTCACCAGTGGAAGCAGCCGCTAAATGAGCTAAGCTTAGTTTTATATAAGATGAAAAAGCTTGCAGGCAGCGAAGACGGCGAATTTATTGGCTCTTATGAGAGGGCTATGCAGATCATAAAGTATATGTCAGAAACTACTGATGAGTTTAGCTCGTTTTTAAACCCAAACACACTTTCGCAAGAATTTAGCCTAGCAGATGCAGCTAGAGCATCGATACAGATCGTAAAAGGCGTGATGAAAAAAGATGGCATTCGTATAGAGCTTGAAGTGCTAGGCGATTCTAAAATTTATGGCCACAAAAACAGACTTATGCAAGTCATTATAAATTTACTAAATAACGCAAAAGACGCACTAAATTTAAAAAAGATAGAAGATAAAAATATAAAAATAAAGATTGATAATGACGAAAAATTTGCTTACCTAAGCATAGAAGATAATGGCGGTGGCATAGATAAAAATGTGATAGATGAGATATTTAAGCCATATTTTACCACCAAAGAAAATGCCAAAGGCACTGGCTTAGGACTTTATATGTCAAAGCAAATAATCGATCAATTTAACGCAGAAATAACAGCGGGCAACAGCGACAATGGGGCCTGTTTTTTAATAAAGTTACCACACAAAGGAGAGATAGATGAATAA